A region of Kribbella sp. NBC_01245 DNA encodes the following proteins:
- a CDS encoding PH domain-containing protein codes for MNELFAPSDVTWTPVSPKLANLRRVNAGISFGVIALVLVPSLGFMLSWAGAVVALVAILAAFAWSWVLIGRNQRSWKYAEREDELLVSHGVMFRELVVVPYGRMQFVDVTAGPLERSFGLATVELHTATPATDAKIPGLTPDEAARLRDRLSALGQAQAWGL; via the coding sequence GTGAACGAACTCTTCGCTCCGTCGGATGTCACCTGGACGCCGGTTTCACCGAAGCTCGCGAACCTGCGCCGGGTCAATGCCGGGATCTCGTTCGGGGTGATCGCCCTGGTGTTGGTCCCGTCGCTCGGGTTCATGCTGAGCTGGGCCGGGGCGGTCGTCGCGCTGGTCGCGATCCTGGCCGCGTTCGCGTGGTCGTGGGTGCTGATCGGGCGCAACCAGCGGTCCTGGAAGTACGCCGAACGCGAGGACGAGTTGCTCGTCAGCCACGGGGTGATGTTCCGCGAGCTGGTGGTCGTTCCGTATGGGCGGATGCAGTTCGTGGACGTCACGGCCGGACCGCTGGAGCGTTCGTTCGGACTGGCCACGGTCGAGCTGCATACGGCCACGCCGGCCACCGACGCGAAGATCCCCGGGCTGACGCCGGACGAGGCCGCCCGGCTGCGTGACCGGCTGTCCGCCCTCGGTCAAGCGCAGGCGTGGGGCCTGTGA
- the folB gene encoding dihydroneopterin aldolase: MSGPSTSAAESFSRPADVIEIRGIRGFGRHGVFDHERADGQEFTVDVRLELDTRPAAASDLLADTVDYGKIAEQVHAAIENDPVDLIETLAQRIADICLADSKVSGAAVTIHKPSAPITVPFDDVVLTVQRRPGETS; the protein is encoded by the coding sequence GTGAGCGGTCCCTCGACGTCCGCGGCCGAGTCTTTTTCACGGCCTGCCGACGTCATTGAGATCCGGGGAATCCGGGGTTTCGGCCGGCATGGCGTGTTCGATCACGAGCGCGCGGACGGGCAGGAGTTCACCGTCGACGTCCGGCTCGAACTGGATACCCGGCCTGCCGCCGCGTCGGACCTTCTCGCGGACACGGTGGACTACGGCAAGATCGCCGAGCAGGTCCACGCCGCGATCGAGAACGACCCCGTTGACCTGATTGAGACACTGGCCCAACGCATCGCGGACATCTGCCTCGCCGACTCCAAGGTGAGTGGAGCCGCGGTCACCATTCACAAACCCTCGGCACCGATCACCGTGCCGTTCGACGATGTTGTCCTGACAGTGCAGCGTAGACCCGGAGAAACCTCGTGA
- a CDS encoding DUF3180 domain-containing protein — MALAILGAAVGWTIIGAIESNGGVAPSMSLLTPVAWAFLAALLFAAARNTNQRIHVRRERMEPSRAVFLLMLAKASAIVGALCTGVYAGFALRFVDALGVAGPRNRVVAAGITAAVSVLVVVAGLLLERACRIPEDPDDLP; from the coding sequence GTGGCGCTGGCGATCCTCGGTGCCGCCGTCGGCTGGACGATCATCGGCGCGATCGAGAGCAACGGTGGCGTCGCGCCCTCGATGTCCTTGCTGACCCCGGTCGCCTGGGCATTCCTGGCCGCGCTGCTGTTCGCCGCCGCGCGCAACACCAACCAGCGGATCCACGTCCGCCGCGAGCGAATGGAACCGTCGCGCGCGGTGTTCCTGCTGATGCTCGCGAAAGCCAGCGCGATTGTCGGCGCGTTGTGCACGGGTGTGTACGCAGGGTTCGCGCTACGCTTCGTTGACGCGTTGGGCGTCGCGGGTCCCCGGAACCGCGTTGTGGCGGCTGGAATCACAGCCGCGGTTTCTGTGCTGGTCGTCGTGGCCGGATTATTGCTCGAACGAGCGTGTCGTATCCCCGAAGATCCTGACGACCTCCCCTAA
- a CDS encoding NADH-quinone oxidoreductase subunit D: MSTERVVGIGAGSAGLDTLYERGGSGPGSELPTTDMVLNIGPQHPATHGVLRLRLTLDGERILACEPIIGYMHRGAEKLFEVRDYRQILVLANRHDWLSAFSNELGVVLAVERMMGLEVPIRAVWLRTLLAELNRVLNHLMFLGSYPLELGAITPVFYAFRERETIQAVMEELSGGRMHYMFNRVGGLKEDLPIGWLGRAGAAVAAVRKRLPDIENLVLGNEIFRARTVGVGRLSPELINAYGVSGPIARASGVDADLRRDEPYLAYDELARDGVLDVVTRTDGDCFARFTVLLEQVKVSLNLVDACIDRLQSMPTGPVNVRLPKILKVPEGQTYAWTENPLGINGYYLVSRGDKTPWRLKLRSASFNNIAVLPQMLPGTVVADMVAILGSMFFVVGDIDK, encoded by the coding sequence ATGAGCACCGAACGAGTGGTCGGAATCGGCGCCGGGTCGGCCGGCTTGGACACCCTGTACGAGCGCGGCGGCAGCGGCCCGGGTTCCGAACTGCCGACCACCGACATGGTGCTGAACATCGGCCCGCAACACCCCGCCACCCACGGCGTACTGCGCCTGCGCCTCACCCTCGACGGCGAGCGCATCCTCGCCTGCGAGCCCATCATCGGCTATATGCACCGCGGCGCGGAGAAGCTCTTCGAGGTCCGCGACTACCGCCAGATTCTCGTCCTGGCCAACCGGCACGACTGGCTCTCCGCCTTCTCGAACGAGCTCGGCGTCGTGCTCGCCGTCGAACGCATGATGGGCCTCGAGGTGCCGATCCGCGCCGTCTGGCTGCGAACCCTTTTGGCCGAACTCAACAGGGTGCTGAACCACTTGATGTTCCTCGGGTCGTACCCGCTGGAGCTCGGCGCGATCACCCCGGTCTTCTACGCATTCCGCGAGCGCGAAACCATCCAGGCCGTGATGGAGGAGCTCTCCGGCGGCCGGATGCACTACATGTTCAACCGCGTCGGCGGCCTCAAGGAGGATCTCCCGATCGGCTGGCTCGGCCGCGCCGGTGCCGCCGTCGCCGCCGTCCGCAAACGCCTGCCGGATATCGAGAACCTGGTCCTCGGCAACGAGATCTTCCGGGCCCGCACCGTCGGCGTCGGCCGCCTCTCCCCCGAACTGATCAACGCGTACGGCGTCTCCGGCCCGATCGCGCGCGCCTCCGGGGTGGACGCCGACCTCCGCCGCGACGAGCCGTACCTCGCGTACGACGAGCTGGCCCGCGACGGCGTCCTGGACGTGGTGACCCGCACGGACGGCGACTGCTTCGCCCGCTTCACCGTATTGCTCGAACAGGTGAAGGTCTCCCTCAACCTGGTAGACGCCTGCATCGACCGCCTCCAGTCCATGCCCACCGGCCCGGTAAACGTCCGCCTCCCCAAAATCCTGAAGGTCCCGGAAGGCCAGACGTACGCCTGGACCGAGAACCCCCTCGGCATCAACGGCTACTACCTGGTCTCCCGCGGCGACAAAACCCCATGGCGCCTCAAGCTCCGCTCCGCCAGCTTCAACAACATCGCCGTCCTCCCCCAAATGCTCCCCGGCACCGTAGTAGCCGACATGGTCGCCATCCTCGGCAGCATGTTCTTCGTAGTAGGCGACATCGACAAGTAG
- a CDS encoding PH domain-containing protein, with translation MTEPQPQAPAPEAAPPVVPPNEGVRLHPLTPFVRGWGYLVVAAVAMVNNEGLRSDLRLAGFGLLAVLVGGMLLGGLSWWFTKYQLTNEALRVDSGFLFRRTRIIRFDRIQAIDVAQPFVPRVFGMAELRMDVAGGSSSDGRLSYLTLDHAQHLRATLLATASGARKHEEVEATQEVRPPLLVVPTSRLLGSVLVSSTVLGSVAALVWLVIATTVLEYHVGLFAAIPLLLGVFSPIWKQVVGNHKFTLTEWEGGLRTKRGLFDLQRQTVPPGRVQGLLISEPLLWRRLGWSRVELDIAGVAGSSGDGEEESGGAQLLPVGTTAEVAEVLGRVLPGLDLSQIEMHPAPERAKRLRPIGWRYLAYGSDDQVLVTTQGWINRRTSVVLHHKTQSVRLEQGPLQRRLRLANVHVDTPLGPTNAVALHRDIDDAAQLLAAQSDRAREARRTSALPPETTQPNPPSPEGSSSSAASPADDSSAT, from the coding sequence GTGACCGAGCCGCAACCACAAGCGCCTGCCCCCGAGGCCGCGCCACCAGTGGTGCCGCCGAACGAGGGTGTACGGCTGCACCCGCTCACGCCTTTTGTACGGGGTTGGGGTTACCTCGTCGTCGCGGCCGTGGCCATGGTGAACAACGAGGGCCTGCGCAGTGATCTGAGGCTCGCCGGGTTCGGTCTGCTCGCCGTACTTGTGGGCGGCATGCTGCTCGGTGGCCTCTCCTGGTGGTTCACGAAGTACCAGCTGACCAATGAGGCTTTACGCGTCGACAGCGGCTTCCTGTTCCGGCGCACGCGCATCATTCGGTTTGACCGGATTCAGGCGATCGACGTGGCGCAGCCGTTTGTGCCGCGCGTATTCGGGATGGCCGAGCTACGGATGGATGTGGCCGGCGGTAGCAGTAGCGACGGGCGGTTGAGCTACCTGACGTTGGACCACGCTCAGCACCTTCGCGCCACTCTGCTGGCTACAGCGTCGGGCGCTCGCAAGCATGAGGAAGTCGAGGCGACACAGGAAGTACGGCCGCCGCTGCTCGTCGTACCGACGTCTAGGTTGCTCGGGTCCGTACTGGTGTCGTCGACGGTTCTAGGTTCTGTTGCGGCCCTGGTGTGGCTTGTGATCGCTACAACCGTCTTGGAGTACCACGTCGGTCTGTTCGCGGCTATCCCGCTGCTACTTGGTGTGTTCTCGCCGATCTGGAAGCAGGTCGTCGGGAACCACAAGTTCACCTTGACCGAGTGGGAAGGCGGTCTGCGTACCAAGCGCGGGCTGTTCGACCTACAGCGCCAGACGGTGCCACCGGGGCGCGTACAAGGTCTCCTGATCTCTGAGCCCCTCCTTTGGCGGCGGCTCGGCTGGTCCCGGGTAGAGCTGGATATCGCGGGTGTAGCCGGCTCTAGCGGCGACGGCGAAGAAGAGTCGGGTGGAGCCCAGCTACTGCCAGTTGGTACGACGGCAGAGGTGGCGGAGGTACTCGGCCGGGTCTTGCCGGGGTTGGACCTGAGCCAGATCGAGATGCACCCAGCGCCGGAGCGGGCCAAGCGGTTGAGGCCGATCGGGTGGCGCTACCTGGCCTACGGTTCCGACGACCAGGTGCTGGTGACGACCCAGGGCTGGATCAACCGGCGTACGTCCGTCGTACTGCATCACAAGACCCAGTCCGTCCGTCTGGAGCAAGGGCCGCTGCAACGCCGTCTACGCCTCGCCAACGTCCACGTAGACACCCCACTGGGTCCGACGAACGCCGTAGCCCTTCACCGGGACATCGACGACGCCGCCCAACTCCTAGCGGCTCAGAGCGATAGAGCCCGCGAGGCCCGTCGTACCTCGGCACTCCCACCCGAGACCACCCAGCCAAACCCGCCGAGTCCTGAGGGGTCTAGCAGTTCTGCGGCCTCCCCGGCGGACGACAGCTCCGCTACGTAG
- the folK gene encoding 2-amino-4-hydroxy-6-hydroxymethyldihydropteridine diphosphokinase: MTETPSPHVIDADTLSGGLKPIRQVILSLGSNLGDREANLQGAVDALRDTPDVVVVDVSPVYETVPVGAPDESGPFLNIVLLADTTVSVETLLDRAHAVEQAFGRERSVPGAPRTLDVDLITYGNKAIQTDELTVPHPRAHERAFVLAPWLDIEPEAVLPGVGRVDDLLAQVGTEGVKRVDDLVIELQ; the protein is encoded by the coding sequence GTGACTGAGACCCCAAGTCCCCACGTGATCGATGCGGACACCCTGAGCGGTGGCCTGAAACCGATCCGCCAGGTGATCCTCTCCCTGGGCAGCAACCTCGGCGATCGCGAGGCGAACCTGCAGGGCGCGGTGGATGCGCTGCGGGATACCCCCGATGTCGTCGTGGTCGACGTCTCGCCGGTCTACGAGACCGTGCCGGTCGGCGCTCCGGACGAGTCGGGCCCGTTCCTCAACATCGTGCTGCTCGCCGACACCACCGTCTCGGTGGAGACCCTGCTGGATCGCGCCCACGCGGTGGAGCAGGCCTTCGGCCGCGAGCGCAGTGTGCCCGGCGCCCCGCGAACCCTCGACGTGGACCTGATCACGTACGGCAACAAGGCGATCCAGACCGACGAGCTGACCGTGCCGCACCCGCGTGCGCACGAGCGTGCCTTCGTGCTGGCGCCCTGGCTGGACATCGAGCCCGAGGCCGTCCTGCCCGGTGTCGGCCGGGTCGACGACCTGCTCGCCCAGGTCGGCACCGAAGGGGTCAAGCGCGTCGACGACCTCGTCATCGAGCTCCAGTAG